Within the Marixanthomonas sp. SCSIO 43207 genome, the region GAAAGTTGTATGCAGCAACTAGTTCATTTTGAACAGTAATGTACATACTATAGGAAGTTAAACGGTCATTTTGTACTGAAATAACTGCTTTTTCAGGGTTGTCTGAAGATTGTGGATCTCTTGATCCTTTACAGTAGCTACAATACTCAGGGCTACCTTGAGGAGCTCCTCCATTATCAAGGAACTTTATTGCTGCTTCTCTTAAATCTTCAACTTTCATCAATTCGTCTTCAACCAATAATTGATCGTCTTTATTTACGCTAACGATAAATAAATTCTTTTGCTTAATTATTGGTGGATCTTGAATTTCTTCATCGGGTGGCAATTGTCTCGCAATACCCTTATCCTTTTCTATGGTAGTAGTTACCAAGAAAAATATAAGGAGCAGGAATGCGATGTCTGCCATAGACCCTGCGTTAACCTCGGGTGTTGCTCTTCTTGCCATATTATCTCGTTGTCATTTTTTTGATTCCGCTGAATACCATTGCAACAATTGCAATTACGGCTAGTATGTAAAATACATGTAAGCCTGTTCCTACCCAACGTGAACCACTCTCTGAAAGCATTTTACCATCTTGCATTTGGGTTTCTACTCCATTTGAAAGTGCATAGCCAATAGCTATAATAACTAAAAATGCACCTATAGATAAGAGGGTTCGTTTTATATTTCCGGCAAATATTCCTTTCAGTACAAAGACTAGAACAAATAAAAGCACTATAGCGAATGTAATGTATGCTACATACAGATATCCGTCAACACCTTCACCTGTTGCTTTTACAGCTTCGTCTCCATTTGATATAATTAATCCAAGGAAAACAATACCTGCCAAGCTAAGGATTACTGCTACAATTTTTAAAATTTTATGTAAAGCCATTATTCGGTGTGTTTATTAATTACTTTTTGTTTTTGTAATCTACCAACATATCGATTAATGTGATAGATGCATCTTCCATACTATTTACAATACTATCAATCTTAGCAATGATATAGTTATAGAAAATCTGAAGTATAATCGCTACAATTAAACCGAATACAGTTGTTAAAAGTGCTACTTTAATACCTCCTGCAACAAGTGAAGGGTTCATATCACCAGCTGCTTGAATTTTATCAAATGCTTCAATCATACCAATTACAGTACCCATGAAACCAAGCATTGGTGCTAGTGCAATAAATAAAGAAACCCAAGAAACGTTTTTCTCTAATTGCCCCATTTGTACACCACCATAAGCAACTACTGCTTTTTCAGCTGCTTCAATGCTTTCGTCTGCTCTATCAAGCCCTTGGTAGTAAATTGAAGCTACAGGTCCTTTTGTATTTCTACACACCTCTTTAGCTGCTTCTATACCACCACTGTTAAGAGCATCTTCAACATTGGCTGCTAGTTTTTGTGTATTGGTAGTTGAAAGATTTAAGTAAATAATTCTTTCAATAGCAATTGCTAGACCAAGAATAAGACATAAAAGTACAATCCCCATAAATGCAGGACCACCTTCTATAAAACGTTGCTTTAATTCTTGATGCCACCCTTGTGACTCTTCTTCTTGTTCCGCTGCTACTTCTTCGTCTTGTACAAAGGTTACTGTTGCTGCGGTTACTAATGTTTGTGCATTGCTCGACATATTTTGAGCAGTTGCTGCGTTTACGTTACATGTTCCCGCAAAGACCATTGCGGCAATTGCCATAATAGAAAATAATTTTTTCATTGCTATCGACTTAAAGTTTGTTTTTAGTTAAAGGTTTAAAGATATAAAAATAATTAGTTAATCTACAATAATAAATTTGTCTATTACCAATAAATAACTGTATTTCAGAGCTATTGGTATAATTTCTATTTAATTTTCTTTTTGCTGTTCCTCAATTAAAGGATAATTTTCTTTTCAGAAACTTTAAAAGACCACTTTAAATTGTGAAAAAAGCAGCTTTTCAACTTAAGAAAAAACGAAAATAATAAGAACTTATAGAAAACCAACTCTTTTGATTGGTTTTAACGGTATTTTGTTAATTTATTCTTAGCAGAGAGGAAGGGATTCGAACCCTCGATACGCTTTTGGCGTATACACACTTTCCAGGCGTGCGCCTTCGACCGCTCGGCCACCTCTCTAGATTATCCTCTAAAAGGGCTGCCAAATAACAAAAAAAAAATTGGTTGCTAAAACTTTTTAAATAGAATTTTAAACCATTTCGCCTCTTAATGAGGTTTCAAAAATTGTTTTAAAACTATTTAATGATATTTTTTGACCTAATAGATACATTAATTTGGCCAGGGCTGCTTCTGTAGTGATATCTTTTCCTGAAATCACTCCTAGTTTTTTTAACGCTGTACTGGTTTCATACAAGCCCATTATTACACTTCCTCCAGAGCATTGTGTTACGTTTATAACTGGAATTCCTTTATCTATTAATTTTTTTAATGCTTTTAAAAACCATTCTTCATTGGTAGTATTTCCACTTCCGTAGGTTTCAAGAACCAAGCCTTTCATTTCGGGGTAAGCAAAGATGTGCTCAACTGTTGATATGTCAATGCCAGGAAACATTTTTAAAAGTACAATATTAGACTCCATACGTTTATGCACTTTTAGTTTCTTTCTTCTATTGGGCTTGTACAACGCATCATTATTAATGAAAAGATTTACACCACTTTCTATTAAGGGAGGATAATTTAAAGAAGCAAAGGCTTCAAAATGTTCGGCATTAATCTTTGTTGTTCTATTTGCCCGATAAAGTTTATATTCAAAGTACAAACAAACTTCGGCAATTTTGGCCCTGCCTTTTTCACGAAGACCTGCAATCTGTATAGAGGTAATCAAATTTTCTTTGGCATCGGTACGTAAATCACCAATTGGTAATTGTGATCCTGTAAACACCACTGGCTTTGCTAAGTTTTCAAGCATAAAGCTTAAGGCTGAGGCTGTGTAAGACATTGTATCACTACCGTGTAAAACCACAAAACCATCAAACTCATTATAGTTTTCTTCAATAATTCCTGCTAGCATTACCCAATACTTTGCACTCATATTTGAACTATCAATAGGCTCTTCAAAACTGTGTGTACTTATAGTGGAGTCAAGCAGTTTTAGCTCGGGAATGTGTTTCAGTAAATCATCAAAATTGAAATTACGCAAAGCTCCTGTTTCAAAATCTTTGATCATACCTATAGTTCCTCCGGTATATATAATGAGTATTTTGGGTTGTTCAGCCATAGTAAAAAATTAAATACTGAATACTTCTTTTGAATTCATGGTGGTGATTTGAGCTACTTCTTCTTCTGAAATAGCATAAATTTCGGCCACTTTTTTACAAATTAATTGCAAATAACTGCTTTCATTTCGTTTACCACGATAAGGTACTGGAGACAAATAGGGTGCATCTGTTTCTAAAACAATATGCTCAATAGGTATTTCATTTAAAAATTGATCTATTTTTCCATTTTTAAAAGTAACTACACCTCCAATGCCTAGTTTCATATTATAAGAAATTGCTTTTTCAGCTTGTTCTTTTGTACCGGTAAAGCAATGAAAAATTCCGAAGAGATCATCATCCTTTTCGCTTTCTAACACATCAAAAACTTCATCAAAGGCTTTACGACAGTGAATAACAATGGGAAGTTTATATTTTTTTGCTAGTTGAATTTGCCTTTTAAAAGCATCTTGCTGTATATGTAAGGTAGAAGTATCCCAATGCAAATCTATCCCTATCTCACCTACGGCATAAAATTGTCGTTTTGAAAATTGCTCTTCAACGTGTTTTAATTCTGTTTCATAATTTTCTTTAACCGATGTAGGATGTAATCCCATCATTAAAAAAACAGCATCGGGATAGTCTTGTTCTAGTTTGTACATCGCTTCAGTGTGTTCTGAATCAATTGCGGGAATAAAAAAACGTGATATTCCTAAATCAATAGCACGTTGAATCATTTCTGCTTGATCCTCTTCAAAAGCTTCACTATATAAATGTGTGTGTGTATCTGTAAGCATATTTGCAAAGCTACTTATTTTTGTTAGCTATCTTTACAAAAAACAAAAAATGCATTTACGCACCTTTCTTGAAGAGAAAAACTTTCATAGAGTTCCATTAAAAAAACTAGCTACCGGTCACTACAAACTATCATTAAAGCTCAATGGTGTTTTGGGTAACTTCATCTTAGACACCGGAGCTTCTACTAGCTGTGTAGGGTTTACCGGGATTGATCATTTTTTAATGACAAGCGAAGAAAGCCAAATAAAAGCTGCAGGAGCAGGCGCCATTAATATGGAAACCAAAATCTCTCGTAACAATACAATAAATATTGGCAAATGGAATACAAAAAAAATGGATTTTGTAGTTTTTGACCTTTCGCATGTAAATCAAGCACTAGAACAAGCTGAAGAGGAATCTGTTCATGGAATTATTGGTGCAGATTTTTTAAAAAAATTTAGAGCTGTAATTGATTATGGACGCAATTGTCTTTATCTAAAATAAAACAATGAAAAATATGTGCTGAAATTAATTTTTAGTACATTTAAAGTCTCCCCCAATACCTTATTAAAGATGCATAAAAAGCTTTCGTTGATATTTGGCTTTATCGTGCTATACTCATATATAAGTGTAGCTCAGGATGTTTCTTACTATAAAAACATTGCAGATTCTACGACCAATATTTCTTTAAAGTTAAAAGCCATAGACTCTATTTTATCAAAAACCTATAGAGTTGATAACGAAACTTTTATTAAATACAGCAGCCAGTATATAGAAGAAGCCAAAAAAATGGACAGTATTGAAATGGCAGCCAGAAAAGCAATGAACTTGCAAACAATACTTTCAGATTTTAATAACGAACCTCGTAAAGCAATCCGAATAATAGATGGCGTTCTAGCTCATAAATATAAAATTAAAGACAGTTTTTTACTCGGCGGGTTATACCTTAAAAGAGGCCGTGCCAATTTAAAATTAAATGTAAAAGACGCTATCAAAGATTATGAGGCTGCGATTGAAAACTTCTCTACACAAGACTCCATATACATAGCAGATGCATATTTATTTAGCGGTCAAGCGTATTCAAATATCGGAAAATTTGTTGCCGCTGGAGAATATTATGAAAAAGCATACAAAGTTTATGAAAACCGTAAAGAATATGAATATATGCTTCACGCTAGACAAGGGATAATAACCATGTTTAGTATGAATGGTTTTTATGACAAAGCCGAAACAGAGCGAAAAAAATTAATTGAAACTTTAAAAAAACTTGAAAACAAAAAGTACATAATTACAGAATACTACAATCAATCAATTGATTACAATAAAATAGGGAACAAACAACAAGAGATTAAATACCTTTTAAAAGCAGATTCATTACTTAAGGTCACAGACACAAATCAAGAAGATTACAAAAACACAATTAACATTCACGCCAAGCTAGCAGAGTTTTACATAAGTAATAACGAGTTAATAAAAGCAAAAGAACATATAGACATACTCGACCAATGGATTGATAAAGCCAAAGAAGACCGTACAGTTAACGTTAGCTACAATGGTGCAAAAGCTAGATATTACAATGCTTTAAAACTTTACAACCAAGCTTTAAAACATGCCGAGGAACAATTAAGATATTCTCAAGCAATAGGCCACGAAGATGATATTATGCAATCGCATTTATTGCTCTCAAACATTTATGCAGAAACCGGCGCCTATAAAAAAAGTCTAGAAAATAAAAATGCATACGTGACCTTGAAAGATTCTTTATACAACAAGGGGACCGCACAATTTTTGGCTTATTATCAAACTCTATACGAAACTGAAAAAAAGGAAAAAAAGCTTGTTGAAAAAAATACTAACATACAACTGCTAGAAAAAGACAATGAAAATTTTAAAAAAATTGTTTTCTTTTCAAGTCTTGCTTTGGTTCTTACTTTTGGACTTATATTATTATATAGAAATCAACGCTACCTTAAAAACAATAAAGAGTTACAAGAAAAATTCAGTCAAAAACTATTAGTATCACAAGAAATTGAAAGAAGACGTATTTCAAA harbors:
- a CDS encoding TIGR02281 family clan AA aspartic protease, with protein sequence MHLRTFLEEKNFHRVPLKKLATGHYKLSLKLNGVLGNFILDTGASTSCVGFTGIDHFLMTSEESQIKAAGAGAINMETKISRNNTINIGKWNTKKMDFVVFDLSHVNQALEQAEEESVHGIIGADFLKKFRAVIDYGRNCLYLK
- a CDS encoding TatD family hydrolase is translated as MLTDTHTHLYSEAFEEDQAEMIQRAIDLGISRFFIPAIDSEHTEAMYKLEQDYPDAVFLMMGLHPTSVKENYETELKHVEEQFSKRQFYAVGEIGIDLHWDTSTLHIQQDAFKRQIQLAKKYKLPIVIHCRKAFDEVFDVLESEKDDDLFGIFHCFTGTKEQAEKAISYNMKLGIGGVVTFKNGKIDQFLNEIPIEHIVLETDAPYLSPVPYRGKRNESSYLQLICKKVAEIYAISEEEVAQITTMNSKEVFSI
- a CDS encoding biopolymer transporter ExbD, with amino-acid sequence MARRATPEVNAGSMADIAFLLLIFFLVTTTIEKDKGIARQLPPDEEIQDPPIIKQKNLFIVSVNKDDQLLVEDELMKVEDLREAAIKFLDNGGAPQGSPEYCSYCKGSRDPQSSDNPEKAVISVQNDRLTSYSMYITVQNELVAAYNFLRNRESQRLYGWKFTEVKQAIDEGNFNGNEDAAQEKLEKIQDLFPLKLSEAEPKKNGQ
- a CDS encoding ATP-binding protein; amino-acid sequence: MHKKLSLIFGFIVLYSYISVAQDVSYYKNIADSTTNISLKLKAIDSILSKTYRVDNETFIKYSSQYIEEAKKMDSIEMAARKAMNLQTILSDFNNEPRKAIRIIDGVLAHKYKIKDSFLLGGLYLKRGRANLKLNVKDAIKDYEAAIENFSTQDSIYIADAYLFSGQAYSNIGKFVAAGEYYEKAYKVYENRKEYEYMLHARQGIITMFSMNGFYDKAETERKKLIETLKKLENKKYIITEYYNQSIDYNKIGNKQQEIKYLLKADSLLKVTDTNQEDYKNTINIHAKLAEFYISNNELIKAKEHIDILDQWIDKAKEDRTVNVSYNGAKARYYNALKLYNQALKHAEEQLRYSQAIGHEDDIMQSHLLLSNIYAETGAYKKSLENKNAYVTLKDSLYNKGTAQFLAYYQTLYETEKKEKKLVEKNTNIQLLEKDNENFKKIVFFSSLALVLTFGLILLYRNQRYLKNNKELQEKFSQKLLVSQEIERRRISKDLHDGLGQRLLLIKNKILSNGDDDTKKMVDDAIDEVRTISRDLHPFQLQEMGITKAIEYTLTQIDENTTLFISSEIDNIDNLFTKEQEVNIYRIIQETLNNILKHAKAEASKVTVKKLTGNIVISIKDNGVGFDFSEKYQNVKSLGLKTLLERTRFLNGQMKVKSIKNNGTIVIFQFPIS
- a CDS encoding asparaginase, which codes for MAEQPKILIIYTGGTIGMIKDFETGALRNFNFDDLLKHIPELKLLDSTISTHSFEEPIDSSNMSAKYWVMLAGIIEENYNEFDGFVVLHGSDTMSYTASALSFMLENLAKPVVFTGSQLPIGDLRTDAKENLITSIQIAGLREKGRAKIAEVCLYFEYKLYRANRTTKINAEHFEAFASLNYPPLIESGVNLFINNDALYKPNRRKKLKVHKRMESNIVLLKMFPGIDISTVEHIFAYPEMKGLVLETYGSGNTTNEEWFLKALKKLIDKGIPVINVTQCSGGSVIMGLYETSTALKKLGVISGKDITTEAALAKLMYLLGQKISLNSFKTIFETSLRGEMV
- a CDS encoding MotA/TolQ/ExbB proton channel family protein, whose product is MKKLFSIMAIAAMVFAGTCNVNAATAQNMSSNAQTLVTAATVTFVQDEEVAAEQEEESQGWHQELKQRFIEGGPAFMGIVLLCLILGLAIAIERIIYLNLSTTNTQKLAANVEDALNSGGIEAAKEVCRNTKGPVASIYYQGLDRADESIEAAEKAVVAYGGVQMGQLEKNVSWVSLFIALAPMLGFMGTVIGMIEAFDKIQAAGDMNPSLVAGGIKVALLTTVFGLIVAIILQIFYNYIIAKIDSIVNSMEDASITLIDMLVDYKNKK